The following proteins come from a genomic window of Chiloscyllium punctatum isolate Juve2018m chromosome 49, sChiPun1.3, whole genome shotgun sequence:
- the LOC140469643 gene encoding B box and SPRY domain-containing protein-like isoform X2, protein MFSPGPWFPLTVQGWKQNKLVDDCEKLQLRLASVERFTDGTLNNKRRSVKADASSAREQVIQRLNFIREMCDNEEQRLLEVIHDEEERVQQSILTQNTYWMESQQKLADIKNYLVDIVTKMDDTVLVKHQKEIFERAEEAEGILEPEDSNKLNFNLACVHSHLLSNLWASAAMIGIPVAENLHIDEKTLHSSLTLSESKKRLSFVRKKVHLYPDCPERFEHWPNALGLESFQRGLCTWRVDVENSCAYKVGLAYSCLPRKGTGHESRLGYNSSSWVFSRYDEEYTVAHDGQLKTLDLLRRPKLIGILVDYDGGEILFYDADACAIIHSYQTKLSFPVHAAFAVADNCITIVQ, encoded by the exons AATAAACTGGTTGATGATTGTGAGAAATTACAGCTGAGATTAGCTTCAGTGGAAAGATTCACGGATGGGACTCTGAACAACAAACGCCGCAGCGTTAAG GCTGATGCCAGCAGTGCCAGGGAACAGGTCATTCAACGTCTCAACTTTATCCGTGAGATGTGCGACAATGAGGAGCAGAGACTGTTAGAGGTGATCCATGATGAGGAAGAGCGAGTCCAGCAAAGCATTTTGACCCAGAATACCTATTGGATGGAGTCCCAGCAAAAGCTAGCTGACATTAAAAACTACCTGGTAGACATAGTGACAAAAATGGACGATACCGTCCTGGTG AAACACCAGAAGGAAATATTCGAAAG GGCGGAGGAAGCAGAGGGAATTCTTGAGCCCGAGGACTCTAATAAGCTGAACTTCAACCTTGCCTGCGTTCACAGTCATCTCCTCAGTAACCTGTGGGCATCTGCAGCCATGATCGGCATTCCAG TTGCTGAAAACTTGCACATTGATGAGaaaacactgcattcatcacTGACACTGTCCGAGAGCAAAAAGAGACTGAGTTTCGTCAGGAAAAAGGTCCATTTGTACCCGGACTGTCCTGAGCGCTTTGAGCATTGGCCAAATGCCCTGGGCCTGGAGTCTTTCCAGAGGGGTCTTTGCACCTGGAGAGTAGACGTGGAGAATAGTTGCGCCTACAAAGTGGGCCTGGCTTACAGCTGCCTCCCCCGCAAGGGAACCGGTCATGAGTCCCGTCTCGGATATAACTCATCCTCCTGGGTGTTCTCCCGCTACGACGAAGAGTACACGGTCGCTCATGACGGCCAGCTGAAGACCCTGGATCTGCTGCGGCGCCCAAAGTTGATCGGTATACTGGTGGACTATGATGGAGGTGAAATTCTCTTCTACGATGCTGATGCCTGTGCTATAATTCACAGCTACCAAACAAAACTCTCCTTTCCCGTTCACGCAGCGTTTGCAGTAGCAGACAACTGTATTACAATAGTCCAATAG